The proteins below come from a single Hemitrygon akajei chromosome 2, sHemAka1.3, whole genome shotgun sequence genomic window:
- the LOC140738273 gene encoding nuclear factor 7, brain-like isoform X1 produces the protein MASKGQVESWTEEVICPICLDFFTDPVSLECGHYFCRSCITRCWEREERNSCPECREEFADRTLKVNRVLANLSEKARKLNLNPKEEESKLHCEKHEEELKLFCETDRKLICVICRDALEHKSHNFMPVNEALKIYQDRVKSSLDSLVKRKSDFQEMEQQQKEKISGVREQSQSVQSHITSQFDELRRIITEKEQRALRDLREEEERILNPMEKNLQEIQENLNAIYKEISKLQEQMDQQDNIIFLMEEARRKRRISDDTQILSVTDGTLLVEKFDHPYLLNIASEEVTCGIKHVSVTLDVETAHPELEVSEDRKSVKSTGTRRDFPDTGKRFTDWPCVLGSEGFTSGRHYWEVEVTRNRWWSLGVAAESVEREGEFTLSPETGFWIIERFNNEMWVRTAPVSRLPARPIPGRVGVYLSYCPGQFHFTTRRPSPISTPSLGINSLRNFILSSGLSIKTSG, from the exons atggcttcgaaaggacaggtcgagagttggaccgaggaggtaatttgtcccatctgcctggatttcttcaccgatccggtgtcactggagtgtggTCACTACTTCTGCCGCtcctgtatcacacggtgttgggaaagggaggagagaaactcctgcccggaatgtagagaggagtttgcagaCCGCACCCTCAAGGTCAATCGGGTTTTAGCAAATCTGTCTGAGAAAGCTCGGaaactaaacctgaatccgaaagaggaggaaagtaaacttcactgcgagaaacatgaggaagaactgaagctgttttgtgagacggacaggaaactgatctgtgtgatctgtagaGATGCACTGGAACACAAGTCTCACAACTTCATGCCGGTTAACGAAGCCCTTAAAATTTACCAG GATCGGGTTAAATCTTCTTTGGACTCTCTCGTAAAAAGGAAATCAGACTTTCAGGAAATGGAGCAGcagcagaaagagaagatttctggagttcgg gaacagtcacaaagcgttcagtcccacatcacatcccagtttgatgAACTGCGCCGGATTATCACCGAGAAAGAGCAACGTGCACTccgagatctcagggaagaagaggagaggattctaaatccaatggagaaaaatcttcaggagattcaagagaatttaaatgccatctacaaggaaatctcaaagttacaggaacagatggatcaacaaGACAATATCATATTCCTCATG gaggaagctcgtcggaagaggag GATAAGTGATGATACCCAGatattgtcagtgacagatggtaCCCTattggttgaaaaattcgatcacccctatttgcTCAACATAGCATCGGAAGAAGTGACTTGCGGCATTAAACACG tctctgtcaccctggatgtggaaacggcgcatccggagctcgaggtgtctgaggatcggaagagtgtgaaatcgaccgggacccggagggatttccctgacaccgggaagaggttcacagactggccttgtgtgctgggatcggagggattcacatcggggagacattactgggaggtggaggtgacgagGAATCGGTGGTggagtctgggagtcgccgcagagtctgtggagagggagggagagttcacactgagtccggagaccggattctggatcatcgAGCGGTTTAATAACGAGATGTGGGTTCGCACCGCCCCTGTATCCCGTCTCCCTGCCCGTCctatccccgggagggtgggagtttatctcagttactgtccgggacagtttcattttacaacgcggagaccaagtcccatctccacaccttcactgggaataaattcattgagaaactttatcctttcttctggaCTGTCTAtaaaaaccagtggctga
- the LOC140738273 gene encoding nuclear factor 7, brain-like isoform X2 — MASKGQVESWTEEVICPICLDFFTDPVSLECGHYFCRSCITRCWEREERNSCPECREEFADRTLKVNRVLANLSEKARKLNLNPKEEESKLHCEKHEEELKLFCETDRKLICVICRDALEHKSHNFMPVNEALKIYQDRVKSSLDSLVKRKSDFQEMEQQQKEKISGVREQSQSVQSHITSQFDELRRIITEKEQRALRDLREEEERILNPMEKNLQEIQENLNAIYKEISKLQEQMDQQDNIIFLMEEARRKRRISDDTQILSVTDGTLLVEKFDHPYLLNIASEEVTCGIKHGKPGQDLHINRGPWRVLWNRETRR, encoded by the exons atggcttcgaaaggacaggtcgagagttggaccgaggaggtaatttgtcccatctgcctggatttcttcaccgatccggtgtcactggagtgtggTCACTACTTCTGCCGCtcctgtatcacacggtgttgggaaagggaggagagaaactcctgcccggaatgtagagaggagtttgcagaCCGCACCCTCAAGGTCAATCGGGTTTTAGCAAATCTGTCTGAGAAAGCTCGGaaactaaacctgaatccgaaagaggaggaaagtaaacttcactgcgagaaacatgaggaagaactgaagctgttttgtgagacggacaggaaactgatctgtgtgatctgtagaGATGCACTGGAACACAAGTCTCACAACTTCATGCCGGTTAACGAAGCCCTTAAAATTTACCAG GATCGGGTTAAATCTTCTTTGGACTCTCTCGTAAAAAGGAAATCAGACTTTCAGGAAATGGAGCAGcagcagaaagagaagatttctggagttcgg gaacagtcacaaagcgttcagtcccacatcacatcccagtttgatgAACTGCGCCGGATTATCACCGAGAAAGAGCAACGTGCACTccgagatctcagggaagaagaggagaggattctaaatccaatggagaaaaatcttcaggagattcaagagaatttaaatgccatctacaaggaaatctcaaagttacaggaacagatggatcaacaaGACAATATCATATTCCTCATG gaggaagctcgtcggaagaggag GATAAGTGATGATACCCAGatattgtcagtgacagatggtaCCCTattggttgaaaaattcgatcacccctatttgcTCAACATAGCATCGGAAGAAGTGACTTGCGGCATTAAACACG GTAAACCAGGACAGGATTTACACATCAATCGGGGgccctggagagtgttgtggaacagagagaccaggAGGTGa